One stretch of Bacteroidota bacterium DNA includes these proteins:
- a CDS encoding T9SS type A sorting domain-containing protein has product MKTIVLLTMLMISTGVSQNYFPVNIGNKWIYTGSFDTTHKLIKTIIDEVNIVGIRYFLYGNINSMVDTIRQDYVGNIWKYKYGVEQLWFDFTKENGEVYWYPFTNNRSYTVKVRKGLTVKTYNGTYTDCISLYFNDTTAIDDEVGYIFARGIGIIQKYGAWSDDVLYSANIQSGPSTVQSRFGLSPETIVLSQNYPNPFNPSTTITYRVVNPGFVKLSVFNQLGQEVASLVNEIQRTGNYSVKFDGNNLPSGVYYYNLTSSSITMTRHCLLIK; this is encoded by the coding sequence ATGAAGACAATAGTATTGTTGACCATGTTGATGATTTCAACAGGTGTATCGCAAAATTATTTCCCTGTGAATATTGGAAACAAATGGATCTATACCGGTTCATTTGACACCACGCATAAACTCATCAAAACAATTATTGATGAAGTGAATATTGTCGGGATCAGATATTTTCTGTACGGTAATATCAATTCAATGGTTGATACCATCCGACAGGATTATGTTGGTAATATATGGAAATATAAATATGGCGTTGAACAATTGTGGTTTGATTTTACAAAAGAAAATGGAGAGGTGTATTGGTATCCCTTCACCAACAATCGATCTTATACGGTAAAAGTGAGGAAGGGATTGACCGTTAAAACATACAATGGAACATATACGGATTGCATCTCCTTGTATTTTAATGACACAACGGCGATTGATGATGAAGTGGGATATATATTTGCACGTGGAATTGGTATTATCCAAAAATATGGAGCCTGGAGCGATGATGTTTTATACTCTGCCAATATTCAAAGTGGACCATCAACTGTTCAGTCCCGCTTTGGTTTAAGTCCTGAGACGATTGTTCTTTCGCAAAATTATCCTAATCCTTTTAACCCAAGTACAACAATTACATATCGAGTAGTCAATCCTGGATTTGTAAAACTTTCAGTGTTTAATCAATTAGGGCAAGAAGTGGCATCACTGGTGAATGAGATTCAACGAACGGGGAACTACAGTGTAAAATTTGATGGTAATAATTTACCATCTGGTGTTTATTATTACAATCTGACAT
- a CDS encoding nuclear transport factor 2 family protein, with amino-acid sequence MQPNQTAITGKEKFEDLSKPYQALVQFYHAFNNRNITEMSRNWLQSSDIAMDNPLGGIKRGWDEIQSVYKKIFTGPAEVYVEYFDYTIHETHDMFYAVGRERGYFKTGTEEIILAIRTSRIFKRVDGAWKQVHHHGSIENGELLTQYQNAVSGIQ; translated from the coding sequence ATGCAACCAAATCAAACAGCAATAACGGGGAAAGAAAAATTTGAAGATTTGTCGAAACCGTATCAAGCATTAGTGCAATTCTATCATGCTTTTAATAATCGAAATATTACAGAAATGTCTCGCAACTGGCTGCAAAGTTCTGACATTGCTATGGACAATCCGTTGGGCGGAATTAAACGAGGCTGGGATGAAATACAATCGGTGTACAAAAAAATCTTTACTGGACCGGCGGAAGTCTATGTTGAATATTTCGATTATACCATTCATGAAACACACGATATGTTTTATGCTGTTGGGAGAGAACGAGGATATTTTAAAACCGGAACAGAGGAAATAATTCTTGCAATCCGAACAAGTCGAATATTCAAACGCGTAGATGGAGCATGGAAGCAAGTGCATCATCACGGCTCAATTGAAAACGGAGAACTCTTAACTCAATATCAAAATGCTGTTTCAGGTATACAGTAG